The following proteins are encoded in a genomic region of Hymenobacter siberiensis:
- a CDS encoding transposase, giving the protein MTPKRTRRRYTAEFKAEVALAALTERQPLAELAAHSQLATAQITRWKLQLREQATQVFTEAPAAGTPLPDVEPLLRGHRSVANGKRAAKKNATPMSSAQQRVLVQASDPAGSSVAARCQALGLARSSFYYQPCGESAYNLELMRLLNEEFTDHNFNGVLGLRDHLRLAGHAVNAKRVRRLVRLMGHEPIYPKPRLSIPGQGVTP; this is encoded by the coding sequence ATGACCCCAAAACGCACCCGCCGTCGCTATACGGCCGAGTTCAAAGCGGAGGTGGCGCTAGCCGCCCTCACCGAGCGCCAGCCATTGGCCGAGCTGGCCGCTCACTCCCAATTGGCTACCGCTCAAATCACCCGTTGGAAGCTGCAACTGCGTGAGCAGGCCACCCAGGTTTTCACCGAAGCGCCTGCGGCCGGTACGCCCTTACCCGACGTCGAGCCCCTCCTACGCGGCCATCGGTCGGTTGCAAATGGAAAACGCGCTGCTAAAAAAAACGCTACCCCGATGAGCTCGGCCCAACAACGGGTCCTGGTTCAGGCCTCGGACCCGGCCGGTAGCTCGGTCGCCGCTCGCTGCCAGGCCCTAGGCCTGGCCCGCAGCAGCTTCTACTACCAGCCCTGCGGAGAAAGTGCTTACAACCTGGAGCTCATGCGCCTGCTCAATGAGGAGTTTACCGACCACAACTTCAACGGAGTGCTCGGCCTGCGCGACCACCTGCGCCTGGCCGGCCACGCCGTCAATGCCAAGCGCGTGCGCCGCCTCGTGCGCCTGATGGGCCACGAGCCGATTTACCCCAAACCGCGCTTGTCCATTCCTGGTCAAGGCGTTACGCCCTAA
- a CDS encoding helix-turn-helix domain-containing protein, which translates to MARLAKPVCLPASDVSRLRAIVKKGTHKSRKITRARALLLMGEGQSAAQVQTSAGISDSQYHRIKRRYMTEGLDRALEERPRSGQPRKVTATLEARITSLACSELPTGAARWTLSLLNENLISLDCIDKISNESIRQVLKKANSNPG; encoded by the coding sequence ATGGCTCGCCTCGCAAAACCGGTTTGTTTACCTGCCTCTGACGTATCTCGACTGCGGGCTATCGTCAAAAAAGGCACTCACAAGAGCCGCAAAATCACCCGGGCGCGGGCGCTGCTGTTGATGGGGGAGGGACAAAGTGCGGCGCAGGTGCAAACCAGCGCGGGCATTTCCGACAGCCAGTATCACCGTATCAAGCGGCGTTACATGACCGAAGGACTGGACAGGGCGCTGGAAGAGCGCCCCCGCAGCGGGCAGCCCCGAAAGGTGACGGCCACCCTGGAGGCCCGTATTACAAGCTTGGCTTGCAGTGAGTTACCGACTGGCGCGGCCCGTTGGACCTTGTCCCTGCTTAACGAAAATCTGATTTCGCTCGACTGCATTGACAAGATTTCGAATGAATCGATTCGACAAGTTTTAAAAAAAGCAAACTCAAACCCTGGCTGA
- a CDS encoding glycosyltransferase family 39 protein, whose protein sequence is MLRYFNHTPPDIQLANKKRFSKWSYLVPMLAAIALLASCMIVSAKKYYWNDELFSYYMTSEPSFGKLLTAFQDKLNNTPILYFLLGWVWDKLFGSAELSLRIFTSISFCAALLISWATLRRSYGQWPASIGVLLVFCTSTIILTQNGEARMYGLFILTLALAFQLYDQAYQKTRISTGDFWLNVCAHAAIAHTHLYGFFYSGAMLCCFILADRLRHLYRPKLYLSVIGGLATIIFYIPTFLIQADAGKPRTWIPAPDFRDLLDIYNVTAPSFFSRFLVLGLTVVVAAYIIWNRRKESIKLLAGEIHLLLFALAFIAVPTAVWIISLTIKPIFYPRYMIPTALGWIVLITMGVARPISGLPIVATVVGRLGERKVLVSLTSMLAIVAFFGFVLYQPIIWGIHYRGGGSPGFYDLKAVEMQPYRDLPRVMPLSGQLLERNFYSPERNKYFYILDWESALNKYSGTFPPQEFKHMQAWRRNFPERFGNNILTNDEFLARYDRFLVLDRPNYLHKCQPLYSGLQTFDLWDTYLDCPQWVETRLLNNKKYKITVIRAAKQEWFTYLLVERQPKTPATVMQ, encoded by the coding sequence ATGCTGCGTTACTTCAACCATACCCCCCCCGATATACAACTGGCTAATAAAAAGCGTTTTTCTAAATGGAGCTACCTAGTGCCAATGCTGGCGGCAATTGCTTTACTGGCCAGTTGCATGATAGTATCAGCCAAAAAGTATTACTGGAATGACGAACTATTTTCATATTATATGACGTCGGAGCCAAGCTTTGGCAAACTACTGACGGCCTTTCAAGACAAATTAAATAATACTCCTATTCTTTATTTCCTGCTAGGCTGGGTTTGGGACAAGTTATTTGGCTCAGCAGAGCTTTCGCTACGGATTTTTACCTCTATTAGCTTTTGTGCCGCCTTACTCATTTCCTGGGCGACCCTGCGGCGAAGCTACGGCCAGTGGCCGGCCAGTATTGGGGTGCTGCTGGTGTTTTGCACATCAACCATCATTCTTACCCAGAACGGTGAAGCGCGGATGTATGGCCTATTTATCTTAACACTTGCCCTCGCCTTCCAACTGTACGACCAAGCCTACCAAAAAACGCGCATCTCAACAGGCGATTTCTGGCTGAATGTATGCGCCCACGCGGCTATTGCGCACACCCATCTATATGGATTTTTTTACAGCGGCGCTATGCTTTGCTGTTTTATTCTGGCCGACAGGTTGCGACACCTTTATCGGCCCAAGCTCTATCTTTCGGTGATTGGAGGATTGGCGACCATCATATTTTACATCCCGACTTTTCTCATTCAGGCCGATGCCGGCAAACCGCGCACTTGGATACCCGCGCCTGATTTCAGAGATTTACTCGACATCTACAATGTCACAGCTCCCAGCTTTTTTTCCAGGTTTCTGGTTTTGGGATTGACCGTTGTTGTGGCAGCATATATTATCTGGAACAGGCGTAAAGAGAGCATCAAATTACTAGCTGGCGAAATACATTTATTGTTATTCGCCTTGGCTTTTATTGCAGTCCCTACGGCAGTATGGATAATTTCGCTCACCATTAAGCCCATATTTTATCCGCGCTATATGATTCCAACTGCACTGGGTTGGATAGTGCTTATAACAATGGGGGTGGCTCGCCCTATTTCCGGGTTGCCAATAGTGGCCACAGTTGTGGGTCGACTGGGTGAGCGGAAAGTGCTAGTCAGCTTAACGAGTATGTTGGCAATAGTGGCTTTCTTCGGGTTTGTCCTCTACCAGCCGATTATCTGGGGAATTCATTATCGGGGGGGAGGGTCGCCGGGATTTTATGACTTGAAAGCAGTTGAGATGCAGCCGTATAGAGATTTACCAAGAGTAATGCCGCTTTCTGGGCAATTGCTCGAGCGAAATTTCTATTCACCTGAAAGAAACAAGTATTTTTACATACTTGACTGGGAATCGGCGTTGAATAAGTACAGTGGCACATTTCCGCCACAAGAGTTTAAGCACATGCAGGCCTGGCGGCGCAACTTCCCGGAGCGGTTTGGCAACAATATCCTTACCAACGACGAGTTTTTGGCGCGCTACGACCGCTTCTTAGTGCTGGACCGGCCCAATTATTTACACAAGTGCCAGCCGCTGTATTCTGGCTTGCAAACTTTCGACTTGTGGGATACTTACCTGGATTGTCCGCAATGGGTAGAAACCAGGCTGTTAAATAATAAAAAGTACAAAATTACGGTTATTCGTGCTGCGAAGCAGGAATGGTTTACGTACCTGTTAGTGGAGCGGCAGCCGAAGACTCCTGCTACGGTGATGCAGTAG